In Anaerolineales bacterium, one DNA window encodes the following:
- a CDS encoding Zn-ribbon domain-containing OB-fold protein, which translates to MEIPRHWRLKKQRYGLVGEVCPHCDHKIFPPRDVCPNCGDEARDLFTFNGKGEVYSYTTIYEAPAGYEANAPYTVALIKLDEGPMLTAQLTDVDNSEVQIGMPVEMVTRKMRNDGDERGLIVYGYKFRPTLNHI; encoded by the coding sequence ATGGAAATTCCAAGACATTGGCGACTCAAAAAACAACGATACGGTCTCGTAGGCGAGGTCTGCCCGCACTGCGACCATAAAATCTTTCCCCCGCGCGACGTCTGCCCAAACTGCGGCGACGAAGCCAGGGACTTATTTACATTCAACGGCAAGGGTGAAGTGTATTCCTATACCACCATCTACGAAGCCCCCGCTGGTTATGAAGCCAACGCTCCCTACACCGTGGCACTGATCAAACTGGACGAGGGTCCCATGCTCACCGCGCAGCTGACCGACGTGGACAACTCAGAAGTCCAGATCGGCATGCCCGTGGAAATGGTCACCCGCAAGATGAGAAACGACGGCGACGAGCGCGGGCTGATCGTATACGGGTATAAGTTTAGACCCACATTGAACCACATTTAA
- a CDS encoding glycosyltransferase family 4 protein, which produces MTSILIFALLTILSALGVWIIRQYAERRRIIDHPSERSSHSAPTPRGGGLSIVIVVLVAGIFAAFNSNLIHSLIYLVCGAVIAYLGWRDDLHSLSPRVRFAVQGLVALASVLGMGYFKSVTIPLFGQLQLGAVGFIITLLWIVGLTNAYNFMDGIDGIAGGVALSAAFGWMFLASRTNNDFVYWVALAVAAGGMGFLFHNWSPAKIFMGDAGSTFLGYTFAVLPLLSADEGGDALMLGTLLMWTFIMDAGVTFIRRAFKRENVFAPHRDHLYQRLVIGGYKHAQVSALYILLTLLAAALAYAWSWGQPYAPPLIIIGLPLLWLILSRYVSRLKNVD; this is translated from the coding sequence GTGACCTCCATCCTCATCTTCGCACTCCTCACCATCCTCTCCGCCCTCGGCGTGTGGATCATCCGTCAATACGCCGAACGTCGCCGCATCATCGACCATCCTAGCGAACGCAGTTCCCATTCCGCGCCCACTCCAAGAGGTGGGGGCTTGTCCATCGTCATCGTCGTCCTCGTGGCAGGGATTTTCGCAGCATTCAATTCAAACTTAATTCATAGCCTCATCTACCTCGTCTGCGGCGCAGTCATCGCCTACCTCGGCTGGCGTGACGACCTGCATTCGCTCAGTCCGCGGGTACGCTTTGCCGTGCAGGGATTGGTCGCCCTCGCCTCCGTGCTGGGTATGGGCTATTTCAAATCCGTCACCATTCCGCTCTTCGGTCAACTGCAGCTCGGCGCGGTCGGCTTTATCATCACCCTCCTGTGGATCGTCGGTCTCACCAACGCCTACAACTTCATGGACGGCATCGACGGCATTGCGGGCGGTGTCGCGCTCTCTGCCGCCTTCGGTTGGATGTTCCTCGCCTCGCGCACGAACAACGACTTCGTCTATTGGGTCGCGCTCGCCGTCGCCGCGGGGGGAATGGGCTTTCTCTTTCACAACTGGTCACCCGCCAAAATTTTCATGGGCGACGCAGGCAGCACCTTCCTCGGCTACACCTTTGCCGTCCTGCCGCTGCTCTCCGCCGATGAAGGCGGCGACGCCCTCATGCTCGGCACCCTCCTGATGTGGACCTTCATCATGGACGCAGGCGTCACCTTCATCCGCCGCGCCTTCAAACGCGAGAACGTCTTTGCCCCGCACCGCGATCACCTTTATCAACGTCTCGTCATCGGCGGCTACAAACACGCCCAAGTCAGCGCGCTCTACATTCTGCTCACCCTCCTCGCCGCCGCCCTCGCCTACGCCTGGTCTTGGGGGCAACCCTACGCCCCGCCATTAATCATTATCGGACTTCCCCTTCTCTGGCTGATCCTGTCTCGATACGTTTCCCGGCTAAAGAATGTTGACTAA
- a CDS encoding type II toxin-antitoxin system VapC family toxin, translating to MTDYVADTHALIWYLENSPRLGSQARAAFDACDQGDIRIYVPTICLVEIVYLMEKRRISPEMKSMLEEELKSGESGLVLADLNMDVVEQIANVLRDDIPDLPDRVIAATALALNLPLISRDRKIVLSGLETIW from the coding sequence ATGACAGATTACGTTGCCGACACTCATGCTCTGATCTGGTATCTGGAAAATAGTCCTCGCCTTGGTTCGCAAGCCCGCGCCGCATTTGACGCGTGCGACCAGGGCGATATTCGTATTTATGTTCCGACGATTTGTCTGGTTGAAATCGTCTATCTGATGGAGAAGAGACGAATTTCACCCGAAATGAAGTCCATGTTGGAGGAGGAATTGAAATCAGGCGAAAGCGGACTGGTATTGGCTGACCTGAACATGGACGTTGTAGAGCAGATCGCGAATGTTTTGCGTGATGACATTCCCGACCTGCCAGACCGCGTGATTGCGGCTACTGCACTGGCTCTGAATCTGCCCTTAATTAGCCGAGATCGAAAAATTGTATTGAGTGGGTTGGAAACGATTTGGTAA
- a CDS encoding c-type cytochrome: protein MKRPELIARFLIVTGILLAVGAPLFLWARTPLIHARMAEDGGWNPDIIQAQVGKPLHLKITSDDVVHGFAVGQMDMQSVDILPGKVTDITLNFDKPGIYTFYCTRWCGLNHWRMRGTIEVSGSPLDPEPVSPPLYVSLDLDLDAPHEAPLIPADQPSAINGQPLTATNSITLSREDYLTHSPYDVFTELKNTSLTEEQRWDVVAYIWQSNTTSVSFANGKELYAQNCAACHGENGAGDGVFADDLAIAGESSMQSMEGAMDMVMQSPVDFTDPHRMLGASPALLQGKILRGGMGTGMPMWGSIFTEEQIWDLIAYIYSFQFEYQN from the coding sequence ATGAAACGACCTGAACTCATCGCCCGTTTTCTGATCGTCACAGGAATTCTCCTCGCGGTTGGCGCGCCATTATTCCTTTGGGCACGCACACCCTTGATCCATGCACGCATGGCGGAGGATGGCGGCTGGAATCCCGATATCATTCAAGCACAAGTTGGCAAGCCCCTTCATCTAAAGATCACTTCCGATGACGTTGTACATGGCTTTGCAGTCGGTCAGATGGACATGCAAAGCGTGGACATCCTCCCAGGCAAAGTCACGGATATTACATTGAACTTCGACAAGCCTGGGATATACACCTTCTACTGCACGCGCTGGTGTGGACTTAACCACTGGCGTATGCGCGGCACGATAGAAGTCAGCGGTTCACCCTTGGACCCTGAGCCTGTTTCGCCGCCTCTTTACGTTTCCCTCGACCTTGACCTTGACGCTCCACATGAAGCGCCATTGATACCTGCTGATCAACCTTCTGCGATTAACGGTCAGCCGTTGACAGCGACCAACTCGATTACTTTATCTCGTGAAGATTATCTGACACATTCACCCTATGATGTGTTTACCGAACTGAAAAATACTTCCCTCACAGAAGAACAACGTTGGGATGTGGTCGCCTATATTTGGCAGTCCAATACGACATCTGTGTCCTTTGCCAATGGGAAAGAACTTTATGCCCAGAATTGCGCCGCCTGTCACGGGGAAAACGGCGCAGGGGATGGGGTCTTTGCCGACGACCTGGCAATAGCAGGCGAGTCCTCCATGCAATCGATGGAGGGCGCAATGGACATGGTGATGCAGAGTCCCGTAGATTTCACTGATCCACACCGCATGCTTGGTGCAAGCCCCGCTTTGTTACAAGGGAAAATCCTGCGCGGCGGCATGGGCACAGGCATGCCCATGTGGGGTTCGATCTTCACCGAAGAACAAATCTGGGACCTGATCGCATACATCTATTCTTTCCAGTTTGAATATCAAAATTAA
- a CDS encoding GNAT family N-acetyltransferase: protein MDDYQIKQVEKIEDPIWEAIGGGINSFNEEQAGKENAKRICFVVYDAEEKIVGGVIALTYWNWLYIDLMWLRADLRRHGYGSRLLALAEEEARIRGAKHAYLDTFSFQAPEFYKKQAYQMFGELKDFPKGHQRYFLTKELG, encoded by the coding sequence ATGGACGATTATCAGATCAAGCAAGTGGAAAAGATCGAAGACCCCATCTGGGAAGCCATCGGCGGCGGGATCAATTCGTTCAACGAAGAGCAGGCAGGCAAAGAAAACGCCAAGCGGATTTGCTTCGTCGTCTACGATGCGGAGGAAAAGATCGTGGGTGGGGTGATTGCCCTCACCTATTGGAACTGGCTCTACATCGACTTGATGTGGCTGCGGGCGGACCTGCGCCGTCACGGCTATGGCAGCCGTCTGCTGGCACTCGCCGAGGAGGAAGCCCGCATCCGCGGCGCGAAACACGCCTATTTGGACACGTTCAGTTTTCAGGCTCCCGAGTTTTACAAGAAGCAGGCGTATCAAATGTTCGGGGAATTGAAGGATTTCCCGAAAGGGCATCAAAGGTATTTTTTAACGAAGGAGTTGGGATAG
- a CDS encoding NAD(P)H-binding protein, with protein MKVLVTGATGFTGSRVVPLLLQSGYQVRCLTRATSDRAPLSALTVEWVTGDLSNPEALTAALRGVDALVNIASLGFGHAEDIIASAKAAGVKRGIFISTTAIFTQLNAGSKSVRLAAEEAIQASGLDYTILRPTMIYGGPRDRNMWRLIRLLRLTPVMPIFGDGESLQQPIFVDDVAQVVLRALQTDATIGRSYNIAGKDPLTYNQVIDTVASALGKRVWKLHLPYMPIVRALQFTERIRLRLPIKAEQVLRLNENKAFSNEEAQRDFGFSPRSFEEGIGLEIKSTVYN; from the coding sequence ATGAAAGTACTCGTCACAGGTGCGACAGGATTTACCGGCTCACGTGTCGTCCCTCTTCTTTTACAAAGCGGATACCAAGTCCGCTGTTTGACTCGTGCCACCAGCGACCGCGCGCCTCTTTCCGCGCTGACAGTTGAGTGGGTGACTGGAGATTTATCCAACCCCGAAGCGTTGACCGCCGCCCTGCGCGGCGTGGATGCACTCGTCAACATCGCATCGCTCGGCTTCGGGCACGCGGAGGATATCATTGCATCCGCAAAAGCGGCGGGCGTGAAGCGCGGAATCTTCATCAGCACCACCGCCATTTTCACCCAGTTGAACGCGGGCAGCAAATCCGTGCGTCTCGCCGCCGAAGAAGCCATCCAAGCCAGCGGACTGGACTACACGATCCTGCGCCCGACCATGATCTACGGGGGACCGCGTGACCGCAACATGTGGCGGTTGATTAGATTGCTGCGCCTGACACCAGTCATGCCCATCTTCGGGGACGGTGAGTCTTTGCAACAGCCCATTTTCGTGGACGATGTCGCTCAAGTCGTGCTCCGCGCTTTGCAAACAGACGCGACCATTGGCAGGAGTTACAACATCGCAGGCAAAGACCCGTTGACCTATAACCAGGTCATCGACACGGTGGCATCTGCGCTTGGCAAACGCGTCTGGAAACTTCATCTGCCTTACATGCCCATCGTCCGCGCCTTGCAATTCACCGAGCGGATACGACTGCGCCTGCCCATCAAAGCCGAACAGGTGCTGAGATTAAATGAAAACAAGGCATTTTCCAATGAAGAAGCCCAAAGGGATTTTGGTTTCAGTCCGCGCAGTTTTGAAGAGGGGATTGGGTTGGAGATAAAATCAACGGTGTATAATTGA
- a CDS encoding recombinase family protein, with translation MKGFQMSGRAVIYIRTSSETQGGKSSPSEQESDCQTMAKEKGLQVVRVYRDVEKYRIGNKLVEPSGSRSDRPGLLAMLKDAFRTEFDVILAWREDRLYRGIRAMLTVLETVQEYKIEILLAKENFDPQIAPIRAWVAQMELDGMKERMEMGVKARLKAGKANTGQDRYGYIRIGENIHIVEEEAKWVHQIFAWYVQKTPLNQIRKHLIAAAAPQKGSSIPRHIQWSRSSIQAILKSAREYAYGFKTYSRAGQTFQIPVAPIIDIPTYELFVKMREENKTHPKHRKQNDYLLSGHLKCACNLTWRARTATHRNSRKGEWVERKTPISTYFCPQPHKELRPPKCPKSVSAKRAETQVWEKLYEFVMNPEFLNAQARDLVKQLKQRYEHLQKDRGQILEELEKESTKRQQVITEARKKMRADAEFDARMRELYTVEERLKRRLTALEQKIDTYARLDWEEKVKEYVSNLQVGMAELNNAMPKTPEEQHHVFLLKKQLVDELVAEARINGKRDIQVEFRAKIMDQEVRKQLLDFPNGGDIVVRL, from the coding sequence ATGAAGGGTTTTCAAATGTCTGGCAGAGCAGTGATCTACATCCGTACTTCTTCTGAAACCCAGGGAGGAAAATCCAGTCCCAGCGAGCAAGAGAGTGACTGCCAAACTATGGCAAAAGAAAAAGGATTGCAAGTGGTTCGTGTTTATCGCGATGTGGAAAAGTATAGGATAGGCAACAAACTGGTCGAACCTTCAGGCAGTCGTTCAGATCGTCCCGGTCTATTGGCAATGCTCAAGGATGCTTTCCGGACTGAATTCGATGTCATCCTTGCCTGGCGAGAGGACAGGTTGTATCGCGGAATACGAGCGATGTTGACAGTCTTGGAAACTGTCCAGGAATATAAGATCGAAATCCTATTGGCAAAAGAAAATTTCGATCCCCAGATCGCCCCTATCCGCGCCTGGGTAGCCCAAATGGAATTAGACGGAATGAAAGAACGGATGGAGATGGGAGTCAAAGCGCGGCTTAAGGCGGGTAAAGCAAACACGGGACAAGACCGTTACGGTTATATTCGCATAGGTGAAAATATCCACATTGTCGAAGAAGAAGCGAAATGGGTACATCAAATCTTTGCATGGTACGTTCAAAAAACTCCCCTCAATCAAATTCGAAAACACTTGATCGCTGCGGCTGCTCCACAAAAGGGGAGCAGCATTCCCCGACACATCCAATGGTCCCGGTCCAGTATTCAGGCTATACTCAAATCTGCCAGAGAGTATGCTTATGGATTCAAAACATATTCCCGTGCAGGGCAGACTTTCCAAATCCCTGTTGCACCCATCATCGATATACCTACCTATGAATTGTTTGTGAAGATGCGAGAAGAAAACAAGACCCACCCCAAACACCGCAAGCAAAATGACTACCTGCTATCCGGGCATCTGAAATGTGCCTGCAACCTGACCTGGCGGGCACGCACAGCCACCCACCGCAACAGCCGCAAGGGGGAGTGGGTGGAGCGCAAGACCCCGATCAGTACCTATTTCTGCCCACAACCCCATAAGGAACTCAGGCCGCCAAAATGTCCGAAATCCGTGAGCGCCAAACGAGCGGAAACACAGGTCTGGGAAAAATTGTATGAATTCGTCATGAACCCGGAATTCCTGAATGCGCAAGCCAGAGACCTGGTCAAGCAACTCAAGCAAAGGTATGAACACCTACAAAAAGATCGGGGACAGATTCTTGAAGAACTGGAAAAAGAGTCCACCAAGCGCCAGCAGGTGATCACGGAAGCCCGTAAAAAAATGAGGGCGGATGCCGAATTTGATGCGCGGATGCGTGAACTGTATACAGTAGAAGAACGATTGAAGCGCAGGCTGACAGCCTTGGAACAAAAGATAGACACCTATGCCAGGTTGGATTGGGAAGAAAAGGTCAAGGAGTATGTGTCGAATCTTCAAGTTGGGATGGCAGAATTGAACAACGCTATGCCCAAGACTCCCGAAGAGCAGCATCATGTCTTTTTGTTGAAAAAACAATTGGTGGATGAACTGGTAGCCGAAGCGAGGATCAATGGCAAGCGAGACATTCAGGTGGAGTTTCGAGCCAAAATCATGGATCAGGAAGTGAGAAAACAACTACTGGATTTTCCAAATGGTGGTGATATTGTAGTTCGGTTGTAG
- a CDS encoding glycosyltransferase family 4 protein translates to MKILLINQVFVSPEEPGHTRHFEMAQFLQTRGHELVIVASDLNYQTGKRIVDRRGLYAEQNFDGIRVLRSYMYPAIHRNYVWRVIAFFSFMFSSIWTALRVRDVDLVMGTTPPIFQAVSAWVVAALRGTPFLLEVRDLWPEFGISMGVLKNPLIIALSRWLEKFLYARATHILVNSPAYRDYMLAKGVPENKVTYIPYGTDVGMFNPSIDGVSIRRELGVEDKFVVLYAGALGQANDIDTLLRAAGRLKPYDKIHFVLFGDGKERARLESESHRLNLTNILFAGTRPKKDMPRIVASADACLAILQDIPAFRTTYPNKVFDYMAAGRASIIVIDGITRELIESSQGGVYVHPADDAMLAQKILELSQNPAKVKEMGANAREYLVKNLDRRDKLNETLNLLKSLTTKEH, encoded by the coding sequence ATGAAAATCCTGCTTATCAATCAAGTCTTCGTTTCACCTGAAGAACCAGGGCACACCCGTCATTTCGAAATGGCGCAATTTTTGCAAACCCGCGGACATGAACTCGTCATCGTCGCCAGTGACCTGAATTATCAGACGGGCAAGCGCATCGTGGATCGGCGCGGACTGTATGCCGAACAGAATTTTGATGGCATTCGTGTTTTGCGTTCATACATGTATCCCGCCATTCATCGTAATTACGTGTGGCGCGTGATTGCCTTCTTTAGTTTTATGTTCTCTTCGATCTGGACGGCGCTGCGCGTCAGGGATGTGGATCTGGTGATGGGCACCACACCGCCCATCTTTCAGGCGGTTTCGGCGTGGGTGGTGGCGGCTCTGCGCGGCACGCCCTTCCTGCTCGAAGTCCGTGACCTGTGGCCCGAGTTCGGCATCAGCATGGGCGTGTTGAAGAATCCACTCATCATTGCGCTCTCGCGCTGGCTGGAAAAATTTTTGTATGCGCGCGCCACTCATATTTTGGTGAACTCGCCCGCCTATCGCGATTACATGCTTGCCAAAGGTGTGCCCGAAAACAAAGTGACCTACATCCCCTACGGCACGGACGTGGGCATGTTCAACCCGTCCATCGACGGTGTATCCATTCGCAGGGAACTGGGCGTCGAAGATAAATTCGTGGTCTTGTATGCGGGCGCGCTTGGTCAAGCCAACGACATTGACACGCTCTTGCGCGCTGCTGGACGATTGAAACCGTACGACAAAATTCATTTTGTCCTCTTCGGCGATGGTAAGGAACGCGCACGGCTTGAGTCCGAATCGCATCGCCTAAACCTCACCAACATCCTCTTCGCAGGCACGCGCCCCAAAAAGGACATGCCCCGCATCGTTGCCTCAGCGGATGCCTGTCTCGCCATCCTGCAGGACATTCCCGCCTTTCGCACCACCTACCCCAACAAGGTCTTCGATTATATGGCGGCGGGACGCGCCAGCATCATCGTCATTGACGGCATCACCCGTGAGTTGATCGAGTCTTCGCAGGGCGGCGTATATGTCCATCCGGCAGATGATGCCATGCTCGCGCAGAAGATTCTCGAACTGTCGCAGAATCCCGCAAAGGTCAAAGAGATGGGCGCAAATGCGCGCGAGTATTTAGTTAAGAATTTAGATCGACGTGATAAATTGAATGAAACGCTCAACTTGCTAAAATCATTAACCACAAAGGAGCACTAA